The proteins below come from a single Drosophila busckii strain San Diego stock center, stock number 13000-0081.31 chromosome X, ASM1175060v1, whole genome shotgun sequence genomic window:
- the LOC108606836 gene encoding extracellular signal-regulated kinase 7 isoform X5, whose amino-acid sequence MAEQAHERRIHELDQNVERYFDVRKRLGKGAYGIVWKATDKRQKDTVALKKIYDAFRDDTDAQRTYREVIFLRAFRHHPNIVRILDIFKASNNLDFYLVFEFMESDLHNVIKKGDVLKDIHKRFVMYQLINAIKYMHSGNVIHRDLKPSNILIDSKCRLKVADFGLARTLCPKRRNNLDYDCKDELDNEAMLTDYVATRWYRAPEILVASRRYTKGVDMWSLGCILGEMIRQKPLFQGTSTINQIEKIINALPDVTDRDIESIGASFGSVLLSKKIVRDRRNSLDEMLRNCCDDAMGLVKSLLVLDPEGRLTAKEAISHPYVSRFRASSATMDMHSDVKPPLDDDVRYGVEEYRGTLYRMITPERAAGGSNTTRQSQRQLQSSSSSETHLPPDSTLRNSKSVSKTRSWRSPSNKLATTTATTTTAAAATATATTTTFLKPQQQQQQQQQQQRRIKTLSKPTQQQQHIKRRLSQPPRLAQLNI is encoded by the exons ATGGCCGAACAGGCGCATGAGCGTCGCATTCATGAGCTCGATCAGAATGTCGAGCGTTATTTTGATGTGCGCAAG CGTCTGGGCAAGGGCGCCTATGGCATTGTTTGGAAGGCTACAGATAAACGCCAAAAGGATACTGTTGCTCTAAAGAAAATCTATGATGCCTTTCGCGATGATACCGATGCTCAGCGCACTTATCGCGAGGTTATCTTCCTGCGCGCCTTTCGCCATCATCCCAATATTGTGCGCATTCTGGATATATTCAA AGCTTCCAATAATCTGGACTTTTATTTGGTGTTCGAGTTTATGGAGAGCGATTTGCACAATGTAATTAAGAAGGGCGATGTGCTAAAGGATATACACAAGCGATTTGTTATGTATCAGCTGATCAATGCCATCAAGTATATGCATTCCGGCAATGTTATACATCGTGATCTCAAGCCCAGCAACATTCTAATCGACAGCAAGTGCAG ATTGAAAGTCGCTGACTTTGGCTTGGCACGCACTTTGTGTCCAAAGCGTCGCAATAATTTGGATTACGATTGCAAGGATGAGCTGGATAATGAGGCAATGCTTACAGATTATGTGGCTACGCGCTGGTATCGCGCACCAGAGATTCTAGTTGCCAGTCGCAG atATACAAAAGGCGTTGATATGTGGAGTCTGGGCTGTATACTGGGCGAGATGATACGCCAGAAGCCGCTGTTCCAAGGCACTAGCACCATCAACCAG ATCGAAAAGATTATTAATGCATTGCCGGATGTTACCGATCGGGATATTGAATCTATTGGCGCCAGCTTTGGCTCAGTGCTGCTGAGCAAGAAGATTGTGCGCGATCGTCGCAATTCATTGGATGAAATGTTGCGCAATTGCTGTGATGATGCAATGGGACTGGTGAAGTCGCTGCTAGTGCTGGATCCAGAGGGCAGACTTACGGCCAAGGAGGCCATAAGTCATCCGTATGTGAGTCGCTTTCGTGCCTCGTCGGCCACCATGGATATGCATAGCGATGTGAAGCCGCCGCTGGACGATGATGTGCGCTATGGCGTGGAGGAATATCGTGGCACGCTCTATCGCATGATTACGCCAGAACGTGCCGCTGGCGGCAGCAACACGACGCGGCAGAGCCAGCGACAGCTGCAATCCTCCAGCAGCAGTGAGACGCATTTGCCGCCAGATTCAACGCTGCGGAATAGTAAATCTGTATCCAAGACCAG ATCTTGGCGTTCGCCGTCAAACAAActggcgacaacaacagcaacaacaacaactgcagcagcagcaacagcaacagcaacaacaacaacgtttcttaagccacagcaacaacaacaacaacaacaacaacaacagcgtcgTATTAAAACGTTGTCTAAGccaacgcaacagcaacaacatattAAACGCCGTTTATCGCAGCCACCACGTTTAGcgcaattaaacatttaa